The genomic stretch AGCCCACATCATCGAAGACACCAGCGCCGCCGGGTTTTTGACCCTGATCAAAGAAAAAGCGCCCGACCTGATCGTGGCGGGCGGCAAGACGAAATACCTGGCCCACAAGACGCGGACCCCTTTTCTCGACATCAACCACGGACGCAACCTGCCCTACGCCGGCTATAACGGCATGATCACCTTCGCCAAGGCCGTCGCCCGCACCGTCTTCAGCCCCGTCTGGGAAAAAATGCAAAAACCCTTTCCGGCAGGAGGTGACGTGCCATGATGCAGCCGCGATCCAGTGTCAATGCCGACCTTGCGATGGATAACGTGGTCGCAAAGGCCGCCAACGCCACTGAGGATGTAAAAGCTGGCAGTGCCAGCGCTGCCCCGGCCGTCACCCCGCGAAGCTACACCGGCAATCCCCAGAAAAACAGCCCCGCCCTCGGCGCTACCCTCGCCTACATGGGCGTCGACGGACTGTTAGCCCTCTTGCACGGCTCCCAGGGATGCTCCACTTTCATCCGGCTCCAGTTGTCGCGCCACTTTAAAGAACCGGTACCGCTTAACTCGACAGCCCTTTTAGAGGAAACGGCTATTTTTGGCGGCTGGGAACATCTCAAAAAGGGCATCGCCAAAGCGGCCGACAAGTTTAAGCCGCGCATCATCGGCGTCATGAGCTCCGGCCTGACGGAAACCTTCGGCGATGACATGGGAAGCGCCTGGTCCACCCTGCGGCAGGAACGGCCCGACTTGAGCGGCCTGCCAGTGGTTCTGGCCAAGACACCTGATTATATCGGTTCGTTGCAAGAAGGCTATCAGCGCACCGCCTTGGCCCTCGTAGAAACGCTGGCTAAGGATTCTGCGCCGCAGGAAGCGAAGACAATCGCCCTCTTACCTGGCGCCCATCTCACCCCGGCTGACGTGGAAGAACTGAAAGACATGGTGAGCCTCTTTGGACTGACACCGCTTGTTCTGCCGGATATCTCTACATCCTTGGACGGTCACTCCGAGATCGACCCGGCGCCGGTCGTACAGGGCGGCATCACCTTAGAGGAGATCCGCCGTATCCCCGGCTCTGTGGCCGCCTTCTCCTTCGGCCCCAGCATGGCCGTCGTCGGCGAGGCGCTCCAGCGGATGCACGGCGTGCCCCATTTGGCCGTCCACTCCTTGACAGGGTTGGACGCCGTCGACCTCTTCGTCCTCACACTGTGCCAAATCTCGGGACGGCCCATCCCGGAGCGGCTGCTCCGGCAACGGAGCCGCCTGTTGGATACACTGGCCGACTACCACGACCAGATCGGCCAGAAAAAAATCGCCCTGGCCCTCGAATCGGACCTCCTGCTGAGCTTAGCCGGCTGCCTCGCCGAATTCGGCGCCGTCATCCAGACCGCCTTGGCCGCCTCGGCTCCTGAACCGAGCGCGGTCCCTCCCGGCATCCCCGTCGCCGTCGGCGATCTGGAACACCTGGAGGAGATGGCCGCCGGCAGCCACCTGATCATCGCCAACTCCAATGCCCGCCAGGCGGCTCTGCCGCTGAAAATCCCCCATCTGCGCGCCGGCCTTCCCGTCTTCGACCGGGCTGGCATGCCTCAAACGGTCTGGATCGGCTACCGGGGAACCCAGCGATTCCTCATCGACTGCCTGAACGCCATGGCTGTGTAAGGAGGGCCTCCTATGCTCGTTGCTTTTGCCACTGGAAGCCAGACCTGCATCGATGCCCACTTCGGGCTCGCTCCCGCCTTCGCCATCTACGATGTCACCGCTGAAGCGATTGTGTCAAAGGGAATGGTCTACTGCCCGCAAGAGTTCGCCTCGGAGGCGGACAAAGAGGACAAGGTTGAAACCCGCATGCAGATCCTGCACGGCTGTACCGTCGCCTACTGCACCAGCATCGGCGGCCCGGCAGCGGCCCGCCTGGTTCAGAGCGGGATCCACCCGCTGAAAGTGCCCGAAGGAACGGTCATCGAAGACGAACTGAAGCGCCTGCAGACCTTGCTGGCCGGTTCCCCGCCGCCGTGGCTGCGCAAACGGCTTCAACAAGAGAAGAGGCTGAAGGAGGACTAACAGATGGCTACCTTCATCGGATTGACCTACGGCGGTCAGGAATGGACCCCCAAATTCGTCGAAGCGATCGACCCCATGAAATGCATGGGCTGCGGCCGCTGCATCAAGGTGTGCGCCCAAGGCGCCCTCGGTATCACTACCTTCACGGACGAAGACGACATGCAGCGCATGATCGCCATCATCGCTGACAAGAACCGCTGCATCGGCTGCCAGGCCTGCGGCAGGACCTGCGCCAAGCGCTGCTTCACCTTCGCGCCAAAAGAGATCGAAGGCTGAAGCGAGGGGAGTCGCCTCTCATCGGTGGGAAAGGACAGGTTTCCCATCACCTGACGATAACAGGATGAATCGGAAAGAGGTGTGAAGCATGGGCTGTCTCGGATCTTGCGCTGGAAACCCAAAAGAGTCGACCCTTCGCCACCCCTGTTTTTCACCTCAGGGTCACGGTAAAGCCGGGCGCATCCACCTGCCGGTGGCGCCGAGCTGCAACATCGGCTGTGGATACTGTGTGCGCAAGTTCGACTGCGCCAACGAGTCCCGCCCCGGCGTCACCAGCCGGGTGATCACGCCGGAACAAGCCCTCTGGCGCGTCGAACAGGCGCTGGCCTCCGATATCGGCCCCTACCTCAACGTGGTCGGCATCGCCGGCCCCGGAGAACCGCTGGCCAACGAAAACACCTTCAAGACCTTCCGCCTGATTCAGGAGCATTATCCGCACTTGATCAGTTGTGTCAGCTCCAACGGTCTGTTGCTCGCCGATCGCCTCGACGATCTGGTGAAGCTCAACGTCTCTCACATCACGGTGACGATGAACACAGTCGACCCGGCCATCGGCGCGCGTATCTACCGCCATGTGCGCTATCAGGGACAAAGGCTGACCGGGGAGGCGGGCGCCGCCTTGCTCATCGAGCGGCAACTGGACGGCATCGAAAGGGCGGCCGCCGCCGGACGGACCGTCAAAGTCAATACGGTCGTCATCCCGGGCCTGAACGATGACAAGGTTGCAACGCTTGCCCGGGAAGTGAAGCGCCGCGGGGCCAGGCTGCTCAATCTCATGCCCCTGATCAACCAGGGTGATTTCGCCGATTGGGTGCCGCCGACGCCGGCCCTGTTGCAGAAGCTGCAACAAATAGCGTCCGCCATCCTGCCCCAACTGACCCACTGCCGCCAGTGCCGCGCCGACGCCATCGGATGGATATAAGGGTAAGGGGGCGTTGTCATGCGCCAACGGGTTTGGTTGATGGATACGACGCTGCGCGACGGCGAGCAAACGCCGGGCGTGGCTTTTTGCCCACAGGAAAAAGCACTGCTGGCTCGGCGCCTCGCCGAAGCGGGCGTCCACGAAATTGAAACGGGCGTGCCCGCCATGGGAGAAGATGAACAGGAGACCATCGCCCGCATCGTCAAGTTGAACCTGCCGACGCGGGTGACCACCTGGAACCGGGCTGTCATCTCCGATCTGGAAGCGAGCCTCAACTGCGGCGTCCGCAGTGTTGCCATCTGCCTTCCCTCTTCGGATCAGCAGATCACCCAGAAACTGCGCCAAAGCCGCCAGTGGGTCCTCGACCAGATGGGCGCCTGTGTCCGCCGGGCCAAGGCGGAAGGGCTTTATGTGGTGATCGGCCTAGAAGACGCCAGCCGGGCCGATCCCCAGTTTTTGATCCAACTGGGCCTGGAAGCGGAGCGCCTCAAAGTGAACCGGCTGCGCATCTCCGACACGCTGGGCATCCTCGACCCCATCCGCACCTTCAACCTCTTTGACCGCCTGACGTCATCGCTCTCCATTCCGTTGGAGATCCATGCTCACAATGACCTGGGTATGGCCACGGCCAACACGGTGTCGGCCATCCAGGCAGGCGCCAAAGCGGCCAGCGTCACCGTCTGCGG from Heliomicrobium modesticaldum Ice1 encodes the following:
- the fdxB gene encoding ferredoxin III, nif-specific, translating into MATFIGLTYGGQEWTPKFVEAIDPMKCMGCGRCIKVCAQGALGITTFTDEDDMQRMIAIIADKNRCIGCQACGRTCAKRCFTFAPKEIEG
- the nifN gene encoding nitrogenase iron-molybdenum cofactor biosynthesis protein NifN gives rise to the protein MMQPRSSVNADLAMDNVVAKAANATEDVKAGSASAAPAVTPRSYTGNPQKNSPALGATLAYMGVDGLLALLHGSQGCSTFIRLQLSRHFKEPVPLNSTALLEETAIFGGWEHLKKGIAKAADKFKPRIIGVMSSGLTETFGDDMGSAWSTLRQERPDLSGLPVVLAKTPDYIGSLQEGYQRTALALVETLAKDSAPQEAKTIALLPGAHLTPADVEELKDMVSLFGLTPLVLPDISTSLDGHSEIDPAPVVQGGITLEEIRRIPGSVAAFSFGPSMAVVGEALQRMHGVPHLAVHSLTGLDAVDLFVLTLCQISGRPIPERLLRQRSRLLDTLADYHDQIGQKKIALALESDLLLSLAGCLAEFGAVIQTALAASAPEPSAVPPGIPVAVGDLEHLEEMAAGSHLIIANSNARQAALPLKIPHLRAGLPVFDRAGMPQTVWIGYRGTQRFLIDCLNAMAV
- the nifX gene encoding nitrogen fixation protein NifX, with translation MLVAFATGSQTCIDAHFGLAPAFAIYDVTAEAIVSKGMVYCPQEFASEADKEDKVETRMQILHGCTVAYCTSIGGPAAARLVQSGIHPLKVPEGTVIEDELKRLQTLLAGSPPPWLRKRLQQEKRLKED
- a CDS encoding radical SAM protein; translation: MGCLGSCAGNPKESTLRHPCFSPQGHGKAGRIHLPVAPSCNIGCGYCVRKFDCANESRPGVTSRVITPEQALWRVEQALASDIGPYLNVVGIAGPGEPLANENTFKTFRLIQEHYPHLISCVSSNGLLLADRLDDLVKLNVSHITVTMNTVDPAIGARIYRHVRYQGQRLTGEAGAALLIERQLDGIERAAAAGRTVKVNTVVIPGLNDDKVATLAREVKRRGARLLNLMPLINQGDFADWVPPTPALLQKLQQIASAILPQLTHCRQCRADAIGWI
- the nifV gene encoding homocitrate synthase: MRQRVWLMDTTLRDGEQTPGVAFCPQEKALLARRLAEAGVHEIETGVPAMGEDEQETIARIVKLNLPTRVTTWNRAVISDLEASLNCGVRSVAICLPSSDQQITQKLRQSRQWVLDQMGACVRRAKAEGLYVVIGLEDASRADPQFLIQLGLEAERLKVNRLRISDTLGILDPIRTFNLFDRLTSSLSIPLEIHAHNDLGMATANTVSAIQAGAKAASVTVCGLGERAGNAPLEEVALALRQCCAADTRINLALLPALCRLVSWSTRRPIPFSKPVVGRDAFTHASSIHVDGLNKDRSNYEAYPPEYVGRRHRIAFGKYSGRKLLAELLKAQGHDLDQEEMTQLLLNVRQLSQVLKRPLRQHDIVDLIFGETSAQRDMRA